The Marivivens sp. LCG002 genome contains a region encoding:
- a CDS encoding YifB family Mg chelatase-like AAA ATPase, with the protein MVAFTQTVAFEGVEARLVEVQCALSPGIPNFSIVGLPDKAVSEAKERVRAALATLCIALPSQRITVNLSPADLPKEGSHFDLPIAIALLAALEIIPQDIAAEYVALGELSLDGKLVSVLGALPSAMSAAEENLSLICPSGSGAEAAWVAATPVYGAQTLTQVIQHMTSSAPLPPCLPGEVKGETFSRDFADVKGQERAKRALEIAAAGGHHVLMVGTPGSGKSMLAARLPSILPPLSPQEALETSMIHSLAGLLDEGGISRARPFREPHHTASMAAIVGGGRGAQPGEISLAHNGVLFLDEFPEFPRTTLETLRQPIETGEVMVARANAHIRYPCRFMLVAAANPCKCGYLSESTRACSRAPICGEDYLGRISGPLMDRFDLRVEVPPVSFHDLDLPSKGEPSQAIRARVTEAREIQTARARQGLTAKVNSDLEGSELEALAEPDTEGRALLNKVAERYGLSARGYHRILRVARTVADLDASETVRFAHVSEAISYRLAFTKEL; encoded by the coding sequence ATGGTCGCATTTACCCAAACAGTCGCCTTTGAAGGCGTCGAAGCCCGACTTGTCGAGGTGCAATGCGCACTCAGTCCCGGCATCCCGAACTTTTCCATCGTGGGTCTTCCCGACAAAGCGGTCTCGGAAGCCAAAGAGCGCGTCAGGGCGGCCCTAGCAACGCTCTGCATTGCGCTTCCCTCGCAGCGGATCACGGTCAATCTTTCGCCTGCCGATCTGCCAAAGGAGGGATCGCATTTCGACCTTCCCATCGCGATCGCCCTGCTGGCCGCGCTCGAAATCATCCCGCAGGACATCGCCGCCGAATATGTGGCATTGGGGGAGCTTTCGCTTGACGGCAAACTGGTGAGCGTGCTTGGCGCTCTCCCCTCTGCCATGTCGGCGGCCGAGGAAAACCTGAGCCTGATTTGCCCGAGCGGCTCGGGAGCCGAGGCGGCTTGGGTCGCAGCGACGCCAGTTTACGGGGCGCAGACCCTGACCCAAGTGATCCAACACATGACCTCTTCTGCGCCGCTCCCCCCTTGCCTTCCGGGTGAGGTAAAGGGCGAGACATTTTCGCGTGATTTCGCAGACGTAAAAGGTCAGGAGCGTGCCAAGCGCGCACTCGAAATAGCGGCGGCAGGTGGTCATCACGTGCTTATGGTCGGCACGCCCGGATCGGGTAAATCCATGCTGGCCGCAAGGCTTCCCTCGATCCTGCCGCCTTTGTCCCCGCAGGAAGCTTTGGAAACCTCTATGATCCACTCCCTTGCGGGACTTCTCGACGAAGGCGGGATCAGCAGGGCGCGTCCCTTTCGCGAGCCGCATCACACCGCATCAATGGCCGCCATTGTCGGCGGTGGGCGCGGTGCCCAACCCGGAGAGATAAGCCTCGCCCACAATGGGGTATTGTTCCTCGATGAGTTCCCCGAATTCCCGCGAACAACGCTGGAAACACTTCGCCAGCCGATCGAAACAGGCGAGGTCATGGTCGCCCGCGCGAATGCCCATATCCGCTATCCGTGCCGCTTCATGCTCGTTGCGGCGGCGAACCCGTGCAAATGCGGGTATCTTTCGGAAAGCACACGCGCCTGTTCGCGGGCACCGATATGCGGCGAAGATTATCTTGGCCGTATCTCGGGGCCGCTGATGGATCGGTTCGATTTGCGCGTGGAGGTCCCGCCCGTCAGTTTTCACGACCTTGATCTGCCGTCCAAAGGAGAACCCTCGCAAGCGATCCGCGCACGCGTGACCGAAGCCCGCGAGATCCAAACCGCCCGAGCAAGGCAGGGCCTGACGGCCAAGGTGAATTCGGATCTTGAAGGGAGCGAACTTGAAGCCTTGGCCGAGCCCGATACCGAGGGGCGTGCCTTGCTCAACAAAGTCGCCGAGCGTTATGGGCTTTCAGCGCGTGGATACCATCGTATCTTGCGGGTCGCGCGGACCGTTGCCGATCTCGACGCTTCGGAAACCGTGCGATTTGCCCATGTTTCCGAAGCGATCAGTTATCGTTTGGCCTTTACCAAAGAGCTTTAG